The Streptomyces sp. RKAG293 genome includes a region encoding these proteins:
- the lexA gene encoding transcriptional repressor LexA: MTTTADTAALTAQDRSQDRLSPMDAMNDETPKPTRSLPGRPPGIRADSSGLTDRQRRVIEVIRDSVQRRGYPPSMREIGQAVGLSSTSSVAHQLMALERKGFLRRDPHRPRAYEVRGSDATHSQPTDTTGKPSASYVPLVGRIAAGGPILAEESVEDVFPLPRQLVGDGELFVLKVVGDSMIEAAIVDGDWVTVRRQPVAENGDIVAAMLDGEATVKRFKREDGHVWLLPHNAAYQPIPGDEATILGKVVAVLRRV; encoded by the coding sequence GTGACCACCACCGCAGACACCGCAGCATTGACCGCCCAGGACCGCTCCCAGGATCGGCTCAGCCCGATGGATGCGATGAACGACGAAACGCCCAAGCCCACCCGCTCGCTCCCCGGCCGGCCGCCCGGGATCCGCGCGGACAGCTCCGGCCTCACCGACCGCCAGCGCCGGGTCATCGAAGTGATCCGCGATTCGGTCCAGCGCCGTGGCTACCCGCCGTCCATGCGGGAGATCGGCCAGGCCGTCGGGCTGTCCAGCACCTCCTCGGTCGCCCATCAGCTGATGGCACTGGAGCGCAAGGGATTCCTGCGCCGCGACCCGCACCGCCCGCGCGCCTACGAGGTCCGCGGCTCCGACGCCACGCACTCGCAGCCGACCGACACCACCGGCAAGCCGTCCGCGTCGTACGTGCCGCTCGTCGGCCGGATCGCCGCCGGCGGTCCGATCCTCGCCGAGGAATCGGTCGAGGACGTCTTCCCGCTTCCCCGCCAGCTGGTGGGTGACGGCGAGCTGTTCGTCCTCAAGGTGGTCGGCGACTCGATGATCGAGGCCGCCATCGTCGACGGGGACTGGGTCACCGTCCGCCGTCAGCCCGTCGCCGAGAACGGCGACATCGTCGCCGCCATGCTCGACGGCGAGGCGACCGTCAAGCGCTTCAAGCGCGAGGACGGCCATGTCTGGCTGCTCCCGCACAATGCCGCTTACCAGCCCATCCCCGGTGACGAGGCGACGATCCTCGGCAAGGTGGTGGCGGTACTGCGCCGGGTCTGA